A region from the Bacillus sp. Marseille-P3661 genome encodes:
- a CDS encoding RraA family protein: MKLDDKFDQLKEHLYSAVIADILDDLGYRNQTMDHTVRPLLRDMVVVGRAYPVLAVDIYEVPDNPYDGLIESLDGIQPGDVYIVSLPSKRTAVWGELLSNAALVRGGRGAIVDGCIRDTKKIEELGFPVFSSGYLPRDSKGRNIILESRVPIECAGVKVYPGDLIFADYDGVVIVPNQIEDEVIAKALEKVSGENTVRDEVRKGASIKEIFDKFGIL; the protein is encoded by the coding sequence ATGAAATTAGATGATAAATTCGACCAATTAAAGGAACATCTATATTCAGCTGTCATAGCAGATATTCTAGATGATTTAGGCTATCGTAACCAAACGATGGATCATACGGTTAGACCATTATTAAGAGATATGGTAGTTGTCGGCAGAGCTTATCCGGTTTTGGCAGTCGATATATATGAAGTTCCTGATAATCCATATGATGGATTAATAGAGTCATTAGATGGTATACAGCCAGGGGATGTCTACATTGTCAGTCTGCCTTCGAAACGAACTGCTGTTTGGGGTGAACTGCTTTCCAATGCAGCCCTGGTTAGAGGTGGAAGAGGGGCAATAGTTGATGGGTGTATACGTGATACGAAAAAAATAGAGGAACTTGGATTCCCTGTTTTTTCTTCTGGTTATCTACCACGTGATAGTAAAGGGAGAAATATCATACTAGAAAGTCGGGTTCCTATTGAATGTGCCGGTGTCAAGGTTTACCCGGGTGACCTTATCTTCGCTGATTACGATGGAGTAGTAATAGTTCCAAATCAAATTGAAGATGAAGTAATCGCAAAAGCTTTAGAAAAAGTATCAGGAGAAAATACAGTTCGCGATGAAGTGAGAAAAGGAGCTTCAATAAAAGAAATCTTTGACAAGTTTGGTATTTTATAA
- a CDS encoding rhodanese-like domain-containing protein gives MSSATLIEEILPDEVSKKAKEGDVSIIDVREHDEVAQGKIPGAFHIPLGEIESRLHEIDKDTEHIMVCRSGNRSGIAAQFLKDKGYKVKNMIGGMLNWKDRVEKD, from the coding sequence ATGAGTTCAGCTACATTAATCGAAGAAATATTGCCAGATGAAGTTTCAAAAAAGGCAAAGGAAGGCGATGTTTCCATCATTGATGTTCGTGAACATGATGAAGTGGCACAGGGGAAAATACCCGGAGCCTTTCATATTCCATTAGGGGAGATTGAGAGCCGCCTTCATGAAATAGATAAAGATACGGAACATATTATGGTTTGTCGATCTGGAAATCGCAGTGGGATAGCAGCACAGTTCTTAAAAGATAAAGGGTACAAAGTTAAAAATATGATTGGTGGCATGCTTAATTGGAAAGATCGTGTGGAGAAGGACTGA
- a CDS encoding rhodanese-like domain-containing protein: protein MKQMNASEIKNLIAEGKNLNIIDVREVEEVAAGKIPGAMHIPLGLLEFRMHELDKSKEYIMVCRSGARSGRASQFLESQGFSVINMTGGMLSWEG, encoded by the coding sequence ATGAAACAGATGAATGCAAGTGAAATAAAAAACTTAATAGCTGAAGGAAAAAACTTAAACATTATTGATGTTAGAGAAGTAGAGGAAGTGGCAGCGGGGAAAATTCCTGGTGCGATGCATATTCCGTTAGGATTGTTAGAATTTCGTATGCATGAGTTAGATAAATCTAAAGAATATATTATGGTTTGTCGTTCTGGTGCTAGAAGTGGCCGGGCGTCACAATTTCTTGAAAGTCAGGGGTTTTCTGTGATTAATATGACAGGCGGCATGCTTTCATGGGAAGGCTAG
- a CDS encoding MBL fold metallo-hydrolase, protein MTSKEITKKVFNKEELFILDVRNETDFKDWKIEGENFDYFNIPYFELLDGVEAILDKIPTDKDVLVVCAKEGSSVMVAEMLSEEGLNVSYLQGGMKAWSEHLEPVKVGNLADGGEIYQFVRIGKGCLSYMVVSDGEAAIIDATRMTNIYLDFAKEKGATISHVFDTHLHADHISGGRMIAAKTNATYWLPPKDATEITYNYMPLEGGNLVTIGQTAIDIHALYSPGHTIGSTSFIVDEKFLLSGDILFIDSIGRPDLAGMAEDWVADLRESLYSRYRELSEELVVLPAHFMIIDELNDDGSVSERLGTLFAKNHGLNIEDENEFRKLVTENLPPQPNAYQEIRETNMGKINPDEEKQREMEIGPNRCAVR, encoded by the coding sequence ATGACTTCAAAGGAAATAACAAAAAAGGTATTTAATAAAGAAGAATTATTTATTCTAGATGTACGTAACGAAACTGATTTTAAAGATTGGAAAATAGAAGGGGAAAACTTTGATTACTTTAATATTCCATACTTCGAATTACTTGATGGTGTAGAAGCCATTTTAGATAAAATCCCTACTGATAAGGATGTATTGGTAGTCTGTGCAAAAGAAGGCTCGTCTGTGATGGTGGCAGAGATGCTTTCAGAAGAAGGCTTAAACGTTTCTTATTTACAAGGCGGCATGAAAGCTTGGAGTGAACACCTAGAGCCTGTTAAGGTTGGCAATTTAGCTGATGGTGGTGAAATTTATCAATTTGTTCGCATCGGAAAAGGTTGTCTATCTTATATGGTTGTTTCGGACGGCGAAGCAGCCATCATTGATGCCACTCGTATGACTAACATTTATCTTGATTTTGCGAAAGAAAAGGGTGCAACCATCTCGCATGTATTTGATACACATCTTCATGCTGATCATATTTCAGGTGGAAGAATGATTGCTGCGAAAACGAACGCAACATATTGGTTGCCGCCTAAGGATGCAACAGAGATCACATATAATTACATGCCTTTAGAAGGTGGAAATCTTGTAACAATCGGACAAACAGCAATTGATATTCATGCACTATATTCACCAGGTCATACGATTGGTTCGACTTCATTTATTGTCGATGAGAAGTTTTTACTTTCAGGCGATATCTTATTCATCGATTCCATCGGAAGACCAGACTTAGCTGGAATGGCTGAAGACTGGGTGGCTGATTTAAGAGAAAGCTTATACTCTCGATACAGAGAGCTTTCAGAAGAACTAGTTGTATTACCCGCTCACTTCATGATTATTGATGAATTAAATGATGATGGCAGTGTGTCAGAAAGATTAGGAACGTTATTTGCTAAAAATCATGGCTTAAACATTGAAGACGAAAATGAATTTAGAAAGCTTGTAACTGAAAATTTACCACCGCAACCAAATGCATATCAAGAAATTCGTGAAACAAATATGGGGAAAATCAACCCTGACGAAGAAAAGCAACGCGAAATGGAAATTGGGCCAAATCGTTGTGCGGTTCGATAA
- a CDS encoding SAM-dependent methyltransferase, with protein MNPWHQLFQDKNYVYGTDPNVFLAEMQKKLQLKGEALAIAEGEGRNAVFLAEQGMNVTAWDYAESGLEKAKRLAETRGVKLRTKLVDLNEAQWEKEQWDELVCIFGHFPEQLRKKTLRAVKESVKPGGYFITEVYSVYQLPYKSGGPQDVELLYKPEEFLNAFSDWRIVHFFTGEVFRQEGELHNGLSHVIQFVGQKT; from the coding sequence ATGAATCCATGGCATCAACTTTTTCAAGATAAGAACTATGTTTATGGCACAGATCCAAATGTATTTTTAGCGGAAATGCAGAAAAAACTTCAGCTTAAAGGTGAAGCACTTGCGATAGCAGAAGGTGAGGGCCGTAATGCAGTTTTTTTAGCTGAACAGGGAATGAATGTAACAGCTTGGGATTACGCGGAATCAGGTTTAGAAAAAGCGAAAAGGCTCGCTGAAACTCGGGGGGTTAAGTTAAGAACAAAACTAGTAGATTTAAATGAAGCGCAATGGGAAAAAGAGCAATGGGATGAACTTGTATGTATTTTTGGTCATTTTCCAGAACAATTACGTAAAAAAACACTACGAGCCGTTAAGGAATCGGTAAAGCCTGGTGGGTATTTTATTACTGAGGTATATTCGGTGTATCAATTGCCATATAAAAGTGGTGGACCACAGGATGTTGAGTTACTCTACAAGCCTGAAGAGTTCTTAAATGCTTTTTCAGACTGGCGGATTGTACACTTTTTTACTGGGGAAGTTTTTCGTCAAGAGGGCGAACTGCATAATGGTTTATCACATGTTATTCAGTTTGTAGGACAAAAAACCTAA
- a CDS encoding Na/Pi cotransporter family protein: MDLQEMIFGFIGGLGIFLFGIKYMGDGLQIAAGDRLRNILDRLTTNPFMGVLAGVFITVLIQSSSGTTSLTVALVSAGFMTLRQAIGVIMGANIGTTVTAFIIGIDIGEYALPIMGAGALFLFFFKNKNINALGQILFGFGALFFGLELMSAGMKPLRSLQEFQDLTVSMSNSPILGVVVGTVFTVIVQSSSATIGILQELFSQGAIDIKAALPVLFGDNIGTTITAVLAAIGTSISARRAALVHVLFNIIGTTIFLIILGLYTRFISFLQVSMNLNPEMTIAFAHGIFNVSNTIIQFPFIAALAWIVTKIIPGQDVQVDVKTKHLNPAIIEQSPSIALGQAKEEVKRMGEYAGNAVSESIHFLNTKEKRHAELAMQYEEAINKFDREITEYLVKISRKSLSAADSEEHNRLMNTIRDIERVGDHTENIIELLELRLARRVNLSEEAIGELNEMFNLTIETLQDALNSLMNNDKELAKKVLIKEKSIDEMERTLRKTHIGRMNEGVCTGDAGVIFVDIASNLERIGDHAVNIAESVLGDTPS; the protein is encoded by the coding sequence ATGGATCTTCAAGAAATGATATTTGGTTTTATTGGCGGTCTCGGTATTTTTTTATTTGGTATTAAATACATGGGTGATGGTCTCCAAATAGCAGCAGGAGACCGTTTGAGAAACATCTTAGACCGTTTAACTACAAATCCTTTTATGGGCGTATTAGCAGGGGTTTTTATAACAGTATTAATCCAGTCTAGTTCGGGAACTACATCCTTAACAGTTGCATTGGTTAGTGCAGGATTTATGACGTTAAGACAAGCTATTGGCGTTATAATGGGTGCTAATATTGGAACAACGGTAACGGCCTTTATCATCGGTATTGATATTGGAGAATATGCTTTACCCATTATGGGGGCAGGTGCGCTTTTTTTATTTTTCTTTAAAAATAAAAATATAAATGCACTTGGACAAATATTATTTGGGTTTGGTGCCTTGTTCTTTGGTTTAGAACTGATGAGTGCCGGAATGAAACCGCTTCGCTCGTTACAGGAATTTCAAGACCTTACAGTTAGTATGAGTAACAGCCCTATTCTTGGGGTAGTGGTTGGAACTGTTTTTACTGTTATCGTTCAAAGCTCGAGTGCAACGATCGGTATTTTGCAGGAACTATTTTCCCAAGGGGCTATAGACATAAAAGCAGCCTTGCCTGTGTTATTTGGTGATAATATTGGTACAACAATAACAGCTGTATTGGCAGCTATCGGAACTTCAATTTCTGCGCGTAGAGCTGCGTTGGTACACGTTTTATTTAACATAATTGGAACGACCATATTCTTAATTATCCTTGGTTTGTATACGAGGTTTATCAGCTTTTTACAAGTTTCCATGAATTTAAATCCTGAAATGACGATCGCGTTTGCACATGGTATTTTTAACGTGTCAAATACAATTATCCAGTTTCCGTTTATTGCGGCTTTAGCATGGATTGTTACAAAAATTATTCCTGGACAAGATGTACAGGTTGATGTAAAAACTAAACATCTTAATCCAGCAATCATTGAGCAATCTCCATCAATTGCCTTAGGTCAAGCAAAAGAAGAAGTTAAACGTATGGGTGAATACGCGGGTAATGCCGTTTCTGAATCTATCCACTTTTTAAATACAAAAGAAAAAAGACATGCAGAGCTTGCTATGCAATATGAAGAGGCCATTAATAAATTTGATAGAGAGATCACTGAATACCTTGTAAAGATATCAAGAAAGTCATTATCAGCAGCTGATTCAGAAGAGCATAATCGCTTAATGAATACAATCAGAGACATTGAACGTGTAGGAGATCACACGGAAAATATTATAGAATTACTTGAACTTCGTTTAGCAAGAAGGGTTAACCTTTCTGAAGAAGCCATAGGTGAATTAAATGAAATGTTTAATCTTACGATAGAAACCTTACAAGATGCATTAAATTCACTTATGAACAATGATAAAGAACTGGCGAAAAAAGTTTTAATAAAAGAAAAAAGTATCGACGAAATGGAACGTACATTACGGAAAACACATATCGGCCGTATGAACGAAGGTGTTTGTACAGGTGATGCAGGTGTAATTTTTGTGGATATCGCAAGTAACCTTGAACGGATTGGGGATCATGCAGTGAATATCGCTGAATCTGTTTTGGGAGACACGCCAAGCTAA
- a CDS encoding YjcZ family sporulation protein: protein MGYGYGYGYGGYNDSFVLIVVLFILLIIVGASFYC from the coding sequence ATGGGATACGGGTATGGATATGGTTATGGAGGTTACAACGATAGCTTTGTATTAATTGTTGTGTTATTTATCCTTTTAATTATTGTTGGTGCATCATTCTATTGCTAA
- a CDS encoding DUF421 domain-containing protein: protein MPEFILILIRSVGAFLLLLIMTRIMGKKQLSQLTFFDYCVGITIGSVAATMSVDQNVKIIDGLVSLAIWGIFPVILGIIGLKSRSILRLTDGRPAIIIKNGNVLEKSMKKNQLAIDELMMLLRERGVFKVADVEMAVLETNGELSVMKKIDQAPITPHILGMALEQEHAPTLLIVDGNILNKNLSTLGYSHGWLLQEIQKQGAANFDDVFLAQVDSKGNLYVDLYNETIKDKMIEQRPSLAATLRKLHNDLDSFSQQTKSINGKNLEHQQATVSKLKDTINSILPYFQ from the coding sequence GTGCCAGAGTTTATATTAATTTTAATTCGTTCAGTCGGTGCTTTCCTTTTATTATTGATCATGACACGCATAATGGGAAAAAAGCAGCTTTCACAGCTTACTTTCTTCGATTACTGTGTAGGCATTACAATTGGTTCTGTCGCAGCAACAATGTCGGTCGATCAAAATGTTAAAATTATAGATGGCTTAGTTTCATTAGCCATTTGGGGTATATTTCCTGTTATCTTAGGGATTATTGGCTTAAAGTCTCGAAGTATTTTACGGTTAACAGATGGAAGACCCGCTATCATAATAAAAAATGGGAATGTGCTTGAAAAAAGTATGAAAAAAAATCAATTAGCGATAGATGAGTTAATGATGCTATTAAGAGAACGAGGGGTTTTTAAAGTCGCCGATGTTGAGATGGCCGTTTTAGAAACAAACGGTGAATTGAGTGTAATGAAGAAAATAGACCAAGCACCGATTACACCACACATTTTAGGGATGGCACTTGAACAAGAACATGCTCCAACTCTTTTAATCGTAGATGGAAATATTTTAAATAAAAACCTCTCGACATTAGGATATTCGCATGGATGGTTACTTCAAGAAATTCAAAAACAAGGAGCTGCAAATTTTGATGATGTATTTTTGGCACAAGTAGATTCAAAAGGTAATCTTTATGTTGATTTATATAATGAAACGATTAAAGACAAGATGATTGAACAAAGGCCATCATTAGCAGCTACTTTAAGGAAATTACACAACGATTTGGATAGCTTTTCTCAGCAAACCAAATCGATTAACGGAAAAAATTTGGAGCATCAGCAAGCAACTGTTTCTAAGTTGAAGGATACGATTAATTCTATATTGCCGTATTTTCAATAG
- a CDS encoding DUF4363 family protein has product MYKKSLVIILILLILSGCSNWNGENVFLTKINIIEQLMDQEEWNSLKSEVTELKSLYESHKWKIQLLGDEEEYEGIVESINRLFITIEEEDATEAKLELATIKAIINEIYSL; this is encoded by the coding sequence ATGTATAAAAAAAGTCTAGTGATTATTTTGATTTTGCTCATTTTATCAGGTTGCTCAAACTGGAATGGAGAGAACGTCTTCCTTACAAAGATCAATATAATAGAACAATTAATGGATCAAGAAGAATGGAATTCTTTAAAGTCTGAAGTTACTGAGCTGAAAAGCTTGTATGAAAGTCATAAGTGGAAAATCCAACTGCTAGGTGATGAGGAAGAGTATGAAGGAATAGTTGAAAGTATTAACAGACTGTTTATTACTATAGAGGAAGAGGATGCAACTGAAGCTAAATTAGAGCTTGCGACTATTAAAGCCATTATAAACGAAATTTATTCATTATGA
- a CDS encoding hemolysin family protein: MTTINLLLIALLIALTAFFVATEFAIVKVRMSRIDQLIAEDKKGALAAKRVVSHLDEYLSACQLGITVTALGLGWLGEPTVEELLHPLFKSLNLNESVTHILSFGIAFALVTFLHVVVGELAPKTVAIQKAETITILFAGPIIWFYKIMYPFIWLLNGSARLLVGIFGLEPASEHEVAHSEEELRILLSESYKSGEINKNELKYVNNIFEFDERTAREIMVPRTEIVVISIDDTFDDVIKVIESEGYTRYPVVVDSDKDNILGFINAKELLTAKIMNKTTDKQSFIKPVIRVIDTIPIHNLLVKMQKERIHIAILIDEYGGTSGLVTVEDIIEEIVGEIRDEFDEDEIPEIRKLKEGHYILDGKLLVEDVNDLLGTNLSEDEVDTIGGWFLTQNFDIKTWTEIETEGYLFKVHENDGHHIHYIEVKKIADKPYI; the protein is encoded by the coding sequence TTGACAACAATTAATTTACTCTTAATCGCATTATTAATTGCTTTAACAGCATTCTTTGTCGCAACCGAATTTGCTATTGTGAAAGTACGTATGTCAAGGATTGACCAACTTATTGCTGAAGACAAAAAAGGCGCACTTGCTGCCAAAAGAGTAGTATCTCACTTAGATGAATATTTATCTGCTTGTCAATTAGGTATTACGGTGACAGCATTAGGATTAGGTTGGTTAGGTGAACCAACTGTTGAAGAACTATTACATCCATTATTCAAGAGCTTGAATTTAAATGAGTCTGTGACACATATTTTATCTTTTGGAATCGCTTTTGCTCTTGTAACCTTTTTACACGTTGTTGTAGGTGAATTAGCACCGAAAACAGTTGCTATTCAAAAAGCAGAAACGATTACAATCTTATTTGCAGGTCCAATTATTTGGTTTTACAAAATCATGTATCCGTTCATTTGGCTTTTAAACGGTTCTGCACGATTGCTTGTTGGCATCTTTGGATTAGAACCCGCTTCAGAGCATGAGGTAGCTCACTCCGAAGAAGAGCTTAGGATATTATTATCCGAGAGCTATAAAAGTGGTGAAATTAATAAAAATGAATTAAAGTACGTGAACAATATTTTTGAGTTTGATGAGCGAACAGCTAGAGAAATTATGGTTCCTCGTACTGAAATCGTCGTGATTTCGATTGATGATACCTTTGATGATGTTATTAAAGTAATTGAAAGTGAAGGCTATACACGATATCCTGTGGTGGTAGACAGTGATAAAGATAATATTCTAGGTTTTATAAATGCAAAAGAACTTTTGACTGCGAAAATCATGAATAAAACCACTGATAAACAGTCATTTATTAAGCCGGTAATTCGGGTTATTGATACGATTCCGATTCACAACTTATTAGTCAAAATGCAAAAAGAGCGCATCCACATCGCCATTTTAATTGACGAATATGGCGGTACGTCTGGATTGGTTACGGTCGAAGATATCATCGAAGAAATTGTTGGTGAAATCCGAGATGAATTTGATGAAGATGAAATTCCAGAAATTCGTAAATTAAAAGAAGGACACTATATATTAGACGGAAAATTACTGGTTGAAGACGTCAATGACTTATTAGGAACGAATTTATCTGAAGATGAAGTAGACACAATCGGCGGTTGGTTTTTAACACAAAATTTCGATATTAAAACATGGACTGAAATCGAAACGGAAGGCTATCTATTCAAAGTTCATGAAAATGACGGCCATCATATTCATTATATAGAAGTCAAAAAAATAGCAGATAAACCATACATATAA
- a CDS encoding class I SAM-dependent methyltransferase, whose translation MSQIEHSKDHWDANFYDSNHSFVSKFGSDLIELLAPLDGEQVLDIGCGTGDLAAKLTKLNVHVTGIDKSENMILQAQNKYPHLNFSVKDVLSLDYYNKFDAVFSNATLHWVKSPKQALHSIYNSLKSGGRFVAEFGGKGNVICITNATIHAIETNGIEYDAETFPWYFPSIGEYSSLMEEVGFNVKFAHHFSRPTPLIGEEGLRNWIQMFCGSMLEDIPEEKMELIFSTIEDSLRSDLFIDGTWVADYQRIRVIGVK comes from the coding sequence ATGTCACAAATTGAACATTCAAAGGACCATTGGGATGCAAATTTTTATGATAGCAATCATTCATTCGTTTCGAAGTTCGGTTCTGATTTAATAGAATTATTGGCACCTTTAGATGGTGAGCAAGTACTAGATATCGGCTGTGGAACAGGAGACTTGGCCGCAAAGCTAACTAAACTTAATGTCCATGTTACTGGTATTGATAAATCGGAAAATATGATTTTACAAGCACAAAACAAATATCCACATTTAAACTTTTCTGTAAAAGATGTATTAAGCTTAGATTATTATAATAAATTCGATGCCGTTTTCTCTAATGCAACACTGCACTGGGTTAAATCACCCAAACAGGCACTACATAGTATTTATAATAGTTTAAAATCTGGTGGAAGATTTGTTGCAGAGTTTGGTGGAAAAGGGAACGTTATTTGTATTACTAATGCAACTATACATGCAATTGAGACTAACGGAATAGAATATGATGCAGAAACCTTTCCGTGGTATTTTCCTAGTATCGGCGAATATTCCTCTTTAATGGAAGAAGTCGGATTTAACGTAAAATTTGCACACCATTTTAGTCGCCCAACACCTTTAATAGGCGAAGAGGGTTTAAGGAATTGGATCCAAATGTTCTGCGGCAGTATGCTCGAAGATATCCCAGAAGAAAAAATGGAACTTATATTTTCTACGATTGAAGACAGTCTAAGAAGTGATCTGTTTATTGACGGTACTTGGGTCGCTGATTATCAACGAATTCGTGTGATAGGAGTAAAATAA
- a CDS encoding helix-turn-helix transcriptional regulator, producing the protein MNKDIIKFIRQKYNMTQREFAKTVECSFALIALIEVGKRRVTDNLEAKVKDAFNLNDEQLSSIATMVEQLRHGLPPM; encoded by the coding sequence ATGAACAAAGATATTATTAAATTTATACGACAAAAGTACAATATGACACAACGTGAATTTGCCAAAACAGTAGAATGCAGCTTTGCTCTCATTGCCCTAATTGAAGTTGGTAAAAGAAGAGTTACCGATAATCTAGAAGCAAAAGTTAAGGATGCATTCAACCTGAATGATGAACAATTATCATCAATCGCAACTATGGTTGAGCAACTACGTCATGGTTTACCGCCAATGTGA
- a CDS encoding DUF3219 family protein produces MTKAVIINGVTIETTNFYEQMVEGPTGVNRLKIGFDFKVKSSEYHTITTMLYTNDFIVNVPERGIEFNAEISSYSTSITNLYQEDAVGVFKLELIEK; encoded by the coding sequence GTGACTAAAGCTGTCATCATAAATGGTGTTACTATCGAAACTACTAATTTTTACGAGCAAATGGTTGAAGGGCCAACCGGGGTTAATCGTCTGAAAATAGGATTTGATTTTAAAGTAAAAAGTAGTGAGTATCATACCATTACAACTATGCTATATACCAATGATTTTATTGTAAATGTACCTGAACGGGGAATTGAGTTTAATGCTGAAATTTCCTCTTATTCAACATCTATTACCAACTTATACCAAGAGGACGCGGTTGGTGTTTTTAAATTAGAATTGATCGAGAAGTAA
- a CDS encoding YuzB family protein, producing the protein MKFITNLLAKNKKVQIEFCEKNLDRFLIEENMSIYNEFLTQKNVMYKEYQCQSKCEICSQTPYAIVDGEMVKAGNSSELLKKLKQIVPKT; encoded by the coding sequence GTGAAATTTATAACAAACCTATTAGCAAAAAATAAAAAAGTGCAAATTGAGTTTTGTGAGAAAAATCTGGATCGTTTCCTTATTGAAGAGAATATGTCCATTTATAATGAATTTTTAACTCAAAAAAATGTGATGTATAAAGAGTATCAATGTCAAAGTAAATGCGAAATTTGCAGTCAAACACCCTATGCCATCGTCGATGGTGAAATGGTTAAAGCTGGAAATTCAAGCGAATTATTAAAAAAGCTAAAACAAATTGTGCCCAAAACTTAA
- a CDS encoding MDR family MFS transporter, which produces MMDAVQRKIMIALLISTFLAAIEVTIISTAMPQIVENLSGFELMSWVFAIYLLTTAVTTPIWGKLADLIGRKKVYIMGVTIFLIGSALCGFSQNMEQLIFFRALQGIGAGAINPVTFTIIADAFNFEQRAKVQGLVSSMWGIAGIFGPLVGGLLTDYLSWRWIFFINIPFGFISMWMIAKHFKETVEKRKRKIDYGGAVTFTIGITALLFAMLTLNNEEGVGISVSSANLYMLFGAAFIFLILFFIIQVKHPEPMMPIGLFKNKDVAIPITGGFLTSIILIGLTAYLPLWTQNVLLMGATSSGFTLIPLCIGWPAGAMICGRLIPRFGIKNIALLGASLIAVGSCFLMMVVPSTPMWLLVIIILVTGLGFGFATTAYTVIIQSSVQMNMRGSAGSLNTLLRTLGQTIGVAILGAAMHYTISMQNGATTNAPELIANGLHTVFVISAIISVISLIVTVWIPKRRAEEYAN; this is translated from the coding sequence ATGATGGATGCAGTTCAGCGCAAGATCATGATCGCTTTATTGATATCAACATTTCTAGCTGCAATTGAAGTTACAATTATAAGTACTGCGATGCCACAAATTGTAGAGAATTTGTCCGGTTTCGAGCTGATGAGTTGGGTTTTTGCAATTTACTTGCTCACTACAGCCGTGACGACACCAATATGGGGGAAACTGGCTGATCTTATCGGAAGAAAGAAAGTTTACATAATGGGCGTTACGATTTTTCTTATAGGTTCGGCTTTATGCGGCTTTTCACAAAACATGGAGCAGCTTATTTTTTTTCGAGCCCTGCAAGGTATTGGTGCGGGAGCCATTAATCCGGTAACCTTTACAATTATTGCCGATGCTTTTAATTTCGAACAACGAGCAAAAGTTCAAGGGCTGGTTAGTTCGATGTGGGGTATTGCTGGCATATTTGGTCCTTTAGTTGGTGGGCTATTAACAGATTATTTATCATGGCGTTGGATCTTTTTTATCAATATCCCATTTGGGTTTATCTCTATGTGGATGATTGCAAAACATTTTAAAGAGACGGTGGAAAAACGGAAACGCAAAATTGATTACGGTGGCGCGGTAACCTTTACGATTGGAATCACAGCATTATTGTTTGCAATGCTTACGTTAAATAATGAAGAGGGTGTTGGTATTTCAGTTAGCTCTGCCAATCTATATATGTTGTTTGGCGCCGCATTCATTTTTCTTATTTTATTTTTCATAATTCAAGTTAAGCATCCAGAACCGATGATGCCGATTGGATTATTTAAAAATAAAGATGTAGCGATCCCAATTACAGGAGGATTTTTAACAAGTATTATTTTAATCGGCCTTACGGCATACCTGCCATTATGGACTCAGAACGTTTTGTTAATGGGGGCCACATCGTCAGGCTTTACGTTAATTCCACTTTGTATTGGCTGGCCTGCAGGGGCAATGATTTGCGGTAGGTTAATACCCCGTTTCGGAATAAAAAATATCGCGCTTTTGGGCGCAAGTTTGATAGCGGTTGGATCCTGCTTTTTAATGATGGTCGTGCCGTCAACACCAATGTGGCTACTCGTTATTATTATTCTTGTTACGGGGCTTGGTTTCGGATTTGCAACAACTGCTTATACGGTTATCATACAATCATCCGTTCAAATGAATATGCGCGGCTCGGCAGGTTCCTTGAATACATTATTGCGGACATTAGGGCAGACTATTGGTGTAGCTATACTGGGCGCTGCCATGCATTACACGATTAGTATGCAAAATGGTGCAACTACTAATGCACCTGAGCTTATCGCAAATGGTTTGCATACTGTTTTTGTGATTTCAGCAATTATCAGTGTGATTAGTCTTATTGTCACCGTTTGGATTCCAAAACGTCGAGCAGAGGAGTATGCAAATTAA